TCGTCCGACCGTCGTATCAATCATATCTCCATCAATGCGTACTTTTATCCTCGCCTGCTCTTCCACTTCCTGAGAATCATAGGCAATTCGAACCTCATCTGTAGAGGAAAAGATCTTTCCCTCCCCACGAGCACCGTCACGATCCTTGGTCAACCAATAACATCCTAAAACCATATCCTGAGATGGGATAGATAGAGGTCGGCCATTAGCCGGCGAAAGAACATTATTGGCCGCCATCATTAATACTCGAGCCTCAATTTGGGCTTCCACTGAAAGCGGAACATGCACAGCCATTTGATCCCCATCAAAGTCAGCATTAAACGCCGCACAGACTAAG
This genomic window from Candidatus Dependentiae bacterium contains:
- a CDS encoding DNA-directed RNA polymerase subunit beta'; the protein is KKMALELFKPFIFHKLEERGAATTIKSAKRLVEKERPEVWDVLDEVIREHPVMLNRAPTLHRLGIQAFDPILVEGKAIRLHPLVCAAFNADFDGDQMAVHVPLSVEAQIEARVLMMAANNVLSPANGRPLSIPSQDMVLGCYWLTKDRDGARGEGKIFSSTDEVRIAYDSQEVEEQARIKVRIDGDMIDTTVGR